A genomic window from Oceanobacillus timonensis includes:
- a CDS encoding alpha/beta fold hydrolase, producing the protein MIGIYQEPIKGIPCLHVVDQKYEGKARPAVIYFHGFTSAKEQNLPIAYMLAEKGFRVFLPDSLHHGERNGGLSDEKRQLAFFEIVLKNISELEIFHQYLLDHTLLKEGAFGVAGTSMGGITTSAALVKYPWVNAAAVMMGTPKLEMYAKQLLHYVEKNGQSPFTRADLDLLFEKLADIDLSTHMESLKERPLMFWHGENDKVVPFEQSYTFYQTVQSFYKKEENLQFIGEKGREHKVSVPAMHHATDWFERHLL; encoded by the coding sequence ATGATAGGGATTTATCAGGAACCAATTAAAGGGATACCTTGTTTACATGTTGTTGATCAAAAGTATGAGGGGAAAGCACGGCCGGCTGTTATCTATTTCCATGGTTTTACAAGCGCCAAGGAACAAAATTTGCCAATTGCTTATATGCTTGCCGAAAAAGGGTTTCGTGTTTTTTTGCCGGACTCGCTGCATCATGGGGAAAGAAATGGCGGCCTATCAGATGAAAAGCGTCAGCTGGCTTTTTTTGAAATTGTGTTAAAAAACATAAGTGAACTGGAGATCTTTCATCAATATTTATTGGATCATACCCTTTTAAAAGAAGGGGCATTCGGTGTAGCCGGAACCAGTATGGGCGGGATAACAACGAGTGCTGCGCTGGTCAAATATCCTTGGGTGAACGCTGCAGCTGTTATGATGGGGACGCCAAAACTGGAAATGTACGCCAAACAATTATTGCATTATGTTGAAAAGAATGGTCAGTCTCCATTTACGCGAGCGGATTTGGATCTTTTATTCGAAAAACTGGCGGATATCGATTTGTCTACCCATATGGAGTCGCTTAAAGAACGTCCGTTAATGTTCTGGCATGGTGAAAATGATAAAGTCGTACCTTTTGAGCAGTCATACACTTTTTATCAAACGGTGCAATCATTTTATAAAAAGGAAGAGAACCTGCAATTTATTGGAGAAAAAGGCAGGGAACATAAAGTAAGTGTACCGGCAATGCATCATGCAACAGATTGGTTTGAGCGGCATCTGTTGTAA
- a CDS encoding ammonium transporter, whose product MCKKVFSFAVLLFLFTTPAYAQTPTTESLELSINLVWVMLGAILVFFMHAGFAMVESGFTRSKNTLNILMKNFLTICTAAILFFLAGYGIMFGSSLGSMIGTDGFFLNGVEDVGFFVFQAMFVATCATIISGAVAERIKLGSYVLIVIAMTVFIYPVAGHWIWQDDGWLTALGFSDFAGSTVVHLTGATGALMVALILGPRIGKYSGEKVNVIPGHNLPLGALGIFILWLGWFGFNGGSTLAADPSLVPYVIGTTLLSTSAALISSSFYTKLRFKKVDASLSMNGVLGGLVGITAGAAEISLGGSILVGLVSGILLVETIRFIDTKLRIDDPAGAIAVHGACGIWGTLAIGFFSIDTGLFYGNGFSQLGVQATGVLAVMLWVSITAGGFTYVLNKISPIRVSAEEEKAGLDFTEHGSSAYNFKDSLLEGSSSPKAPTGLADRLNQSTSAQPSTKSS is encoded by the coding sequence ATGTGCAAAAAAGTATTTTCATTCGCAGTCCTATTATTTTTATTCACTACGCCAGCATACGCTCAAACACCGACAACCGAGTCTTTGGAATTATCCATTAATCTTGTTTGGGTCATGCTGGGAGCCATTTTAGTTTTCTTTATGCATGCGGGTTTCGCCATGGTCGAATCCGGTTTTACCCGTTCTAAAAACACATTAAATATTTTAATGAAAAACTTTTTAACCATTTGTACTGCTGCTATACTCTTTTTCTTAGCCGGATATGGCATTATGTTCGGTTCTTCCTTAGGATCTATGATTGGAACAGATGGTTTTTTCTTAAATGGTGTAGAAGATGTTGGATTCTTTGTATTCCAGGCTATGTTTGTTGCAACTTGTGCAACCATTATCTCTGGAGCTGTTGCAGAACGGATAAAATTGGGAAGCTATGTACTTATTGTTATAGCAATGACCGTGTTTATCTACCCAGTAGCAGGCCACTGGATTTGGCAAGACGACGGCTGGTTAACTGCCCTTGGATTCAGTGATTTTGCCGGTTCTACGGTTGTTCACTTGACCGGTGCAACCGGGGCACTGATGGTTGCACTGATTCTTGGGCCAAGAATCGGGAAATACAGCGGAGAGAAAGTAAATGTTATTCCTGGACATAATTTACCCTTAGGAGCGCTCGGCATATTCATACTCTGGTTAGGCTGGTTCGGATTCAATGGCGGAAGTACGCTGGCAGCCGACCCTTCCCTGGTTCCATATGTTATCGGTACAACGCTATTATCTACATCTGCTGCACTAATCTCTTCTTCATTCTATACAAAGCTGCGTTTTAAAAAAGTGGATGCATCGTTATCCATGAATGGTGTGTTAGGAGGTCTAGTCGGCATTACTGCAGGAGCAGCAGAAATTTCATTAGGCGGTTCCATTCTCGTCGGTCTGGTATCCGGCATTTTATTAGTAGAAACCATCCGCTTTATCGATACAAAATTACGTATTGATGATCCCGCCGGAGCTATTGCAGTACATGGAGCCTGTGGAATTTGGGGAACACTGGCTATCGGTTTTTTCTCGATAGATACAGGATTATTTTACGGCAACGGATTTTCTCAGCTGGGTGTTCAAGCAACTGGTGTTTTGGCAGTCATGTTATGGGTTTCTATAACAGCAGGCGGATTTACTTATGTATTAAATAAAATTTCGCCAATCCGTGTATCTGCTGAAGAAGAAAAAGCTGGGCTGGACTTTACCGAACATGGTTCCAGTGCGTATAATTTTAAAGACAGTTTACTGGAAGGAAGTTCAAGTCCTAAAGCACCAACTGGACTGGCGGATCGTTTGAATCAAAGTACATCTGCACAACCTTCAACAAAATCTTCTTAA
- a CDS encoding metal-sulfur cluster assembly factor encodes MDESMKEYLMGALENVIDPELGIDIVNLGLIYGVDLDEEGICEVTMTLTAMGCPLSAHIEADIKHALSDIPEVKEANVNIVWDPPWGKENMSRYAKIALGIPD; translated from the coding sequence ATGGATGAATCGATGAAAGAATATCTTATGGGAGCATTGGAAAATGTAATTGATCCAGAATTGGGTATTGATATTGTCAATCTTGGTTTAATATATGGTGTTGATCTGGATGAAGAAGGTATATGTGAAGTTACCATGACATTAACTGCAATGGGATGTCCACTGTCTGCGCATATTGAAGCTGATATCAAACATGCTTTATCAGATATTCCAGAAGTAAAAGAAGCCAATGTAAATATTGTCTGGGATCCACCTTGGGGTAAAGAAAATATGTCACGCTATGCGAAAATTGCCTTAGGTATTCCGGATTGA
- a CDS encoding BMP family ABC transporter substrate-binding protein, translating to MKYIYYPMILFSLICTLSACSYFETGQIQNVGFITDAEIDNNPWTEQGYNAMQEIGDTYDTDVYYEENIETMHQVQETVDEFVNNGVNLIYGHSNIYGEYFMSLAESYPDVHFVYVNGGESGENVTSLNFNAHAMGFFAGMVAGNMTESNEIGVISAYYWQPEVEGFFEGVNHVNQEAEIKLDYLNDWNNTELAMDNYTKMKEQNVDVFYPTGDAFSESILKAAEKDGLYAIGYLTDQREIAPDAVLTSTIQNIGDLYQLVADDFNKQDLEGKIYTYDFHDEFISLGAFHPSVPDDVKMQVENDIEAYIETGLLPNEY from the coding sequence GTGAAATATATCTACTATCCAATGATTCTCTTCTCGTTGATTTGCACATTGTCTGCTTGTTCTTATTTTGAGACAGGTCAAATACAAAATGTCGGGTTTATAACGGATGCTGAAATAGATAATAATCCTTGGACAGAACAAGGATATAACGCAATGCAAGAAATAGGTGATACGTACGATACGGATGTTTATTATGAGGAAAATATAGAAACCATGCACCAAGTACAAGAAACGGTGGATGAATTTGTAAACAACGGTGTTAACTTGATTTACGGCCACAGTAATATCTATGGCGAATATTTTATGTCACTTGCTGAAAGTTACCCTGACGTTCATTTTGTTTATGTCAATGGCGGTGAATCCGGTGAAAATGTGACTTCTTTAAATTTTAATGCACATGCAATGGGATTCTTTGCCGGTATGGTTGCAGGAAATATGACAGAAAGCAATGAGATCGGAGTTATTTCTGCTTATTACTGGCAACCGGAAGTAGAAGGGTTCTTCGAAGGCGTGAATCATGTTAATCAAGAAGCAGAGATAAAGTTGGATTACTTAAATGATTGGAATAATACAGAACTTGCAATGGATAATTATACAAAAATGAAAGAGCAAAATGTAGATGTTTTTTATCCGACCGGAGATGCTTTTAGTGAGAGTATTTTGAAAGCGGCCGAAAAAGATGGCCTGTATGCTATCGGTTATTTGACGGATCAGAGGGAAATCGCTCCGGATGCTGTTTTAACCAGTACTATTCAGAACATCGGTGACCTGTATCAATTGGTAGCAGACGATTTTAACAAACAGGATTTAGAAGGAAAAATCTATACCTATGATTTCCATGATGAATTTATTTCTTTAGGTGCATTTCATCCTTCCGTTCCGGATGATGTGAAAATGCAGGTGGAAAACGATATTGAAGCCTATATTGAAACAGGCTTATTACCGAATGAATATTAA
- a CDS encoding P-II family nitrogen regulator: MKKVEAIIQPEKFQDLREKLSAVGFDGLTVTEVAGTGKQKGKVGVYRSTEFEVTLLSKLKVELIVSEDRTDEIVGHIMDACKTEQIGDGKIFISPMEQVIRIRTGESGTKAIY, translated from the coding sequence TTGAAAAAGGTGGAAGCAATTATACAACCGGAGAAATTTCAGGATTTACGGGAAAAACTGTCCGCAGTTGGTTTTGACGGACTGACAGTAACAGAAGTTGCCGGAACAGGAAAGCAAAAAGGCAAGGTAGGTGTATATCGTTCTACAGAATTTGAAGTTACCTTACTTTCCAAGCTAAAAGTAGAATTAATTGTATCGGAAGACCGAACAGATGAGATTGTCGGCCATATTATGGATGCTTGTAAAACAGAACAAATAGGAGATGGGAAAATTTTTATATCGCCTATGGAGCAAGTTATTCGAATAAGAACCGGAGAAAGTGGAACAAAAGCCATTTATTAA
- a CDS encoding putative glycoside hydrolase → MRKWKSLVMTCAVAGAAFVGMGQAEEVRAEDGADVTAQSHKERTTSLKEIDTSQQFSRFVITSDYNFTYPDAVRGIYVTGNTAGGEKMNDLIDFVSSTDLNSMVIDVKEDYGHITFAPEEESVYEDIGTTYISDPDAMMERLEEEEIYPIARIVVFKDSILAEERPDLSFKENGEVWKNGGGDAFVNPFEKEVWEYNVEIAKMAAEMGFKEIQFDYVRFPEGFETRDEDLEYSMGDYADLDMNNTQKRVEAVTDFVGYAQEELSNYDVDVSADIFGYAATIEETPGIGQNFSKISENVDIISSMIYPSHWGSYFGLSNPDEEPYALVDEYSQVENDVLSDLDEPPMSRPWLQDFSAPWLYSGPTFEYGQEEVEAQIKALYENGIDEFLLWNANNTYTEGVDYLKGKEEEE, encoded by the coding sequence ATGAGGAAATGGAAGAGCCTGGTGATGACTTGTGCTGTTGCTGGTGCAGCATTTGTCGGTATGGGGCAAGCAGAGGAAGTTCGTGCAGAGGATGGGGCAGACGTAACAGCGCAATCACATAAAGAGCGAACCACCAGTTTAAAAGAAATAGATACATCCCAGCAGTTCAGTCGTTTTGTCATTACATCTGATTATAATTTTACATATCCGGATGCAGTAAGAGGAATCTATGTAACGGGGAACACGGCCGGTGGAGAAAAAATGAATGATTTAATAGACTTTGTGTCTTCAACAGATTTAAATTCAATGGTTATTGATGTGAAAGAGGATTACGGACATATCACTTTTGCTCCGGAAGAAGAATCGGTATACGAAGATATCGGAACAACATATATTTCTGACCCGGATGCCATGATGGAACGATTAGAAGAAGAAGAAATTTATCCAATAGCACGCATTGTTGTTTTCAAAGATAGTATTTTAGCAGAAGAACGACCAGATTTATCTTTTAAAGAGAACGGGGAAGTTTGGAAAAATGGCGGAGGAGATGCTTTTGTTAATCCATTCGAAAAAGAAGTCTGGGAATATAATGTAGAAATTGCTAAAATGGCAGCGGAAATGGGCTTTAAAGAAATTCAATTCGACTATGTCCGTTTCCCGGAAGGCTTTGAAACAAGAGATGAAGATTTGGAATACTCCATGGGAGATTATGCGGATTTGGATATGAATAATACGCAAAAGCGTGTCGAAGCAGTAACTGATTTTGTTGGTTATGCCCAAGAAGAATTGAGTAATTATGATGTGGATGTATCCGCGGATATTTTCGGATACGCAGCAACGATTGAGGAAACACCTGGAATTGGCCAGAACTTCTCGAAAATCTCAGAGAACGTGGATATTATTTCATCTATGATTTATCCAAGTCATTGGGGCTCTTACTTTGGACTTTCCAACCCGGATGAAGAACCATATGCTCTTGTTGACGAATATTCCCAAGTAGAAAATGATGTATTAAGTGATTTGGATGAACCACCAATGTCACGACCATGGCTGCAAGATTTCAGTGCTCCATGGCTGTATAGCGGACCGACATTTGAATACGGCCAAGAAGAGGTAGAAGCACAAATTAAAGCATTATATGAAAATGGAATCGATGAATTTTTACTTTGGAACGCCAATAACACTTATACGGAAGGTGTAGATTATCTAAAAGGGAAAGAAGAAGAGGAGTAA
- a CDS encoding DUF2929 family protein: MRFIGTIFWAVAIALAVSYVLTSMGGQPFVIRDALIVAGIFVVFIFVLTNFVLKEDTK, from the coding sequence ATGCGTTTTATAGGAACTATTTTTTGGGCTGTTGCTATTGCTTTAGCAGTTTCTTATGTATTGACAAGTATGGGAGGACAGCCGTTTGTTATTCGCGATGCACTCATTGTAGCAGGCATCTTTGTTGTATTCATTTTTGTTTTAACCAATTTCGTTTTGAAAGAAGACACCAAATAA
- a CDS encoding DUF3603 family protein gives MLYLHDAWVNWFEGEENGYNVCPFHEWRKSDSIELLDQVPLLYISSELFEYIENDILELPKDLLDSIYKRATIRKGQKRTVLEYAAVVTDGMEILAFDTAGYYIPVRKSRLIPRQEQLVYSMIEKAEQKTYDCQYENYQKEYHMLSMPPSFIYGLTRRERQLKQLLMIGLDQLKTTNDKQELRYWLTEWNPKKYPSIKYMNEEEVWEALYNGLKNGWSQSHEELCRKLIRGQAFLERMWEAEIESEENTSKQN, from the coding sequence ATGTTATATTTACATGATGCTTGGGTAAATTGGTTTGAAGGGGAAGAGAACGGATATAATGTATGCCCCTTTCATGAATGGAGGAAATCGGATTCGATTGAATTGCTGGATCAAGTACCGTTATTGTACATATCGAGTGAGCTTTTTGAATATATTGAAAATGATATTCTTGAACTCCCGAAAGACTTACTCGATTCGATCTACAAAAGAGCAACAATACGTAAGGGGCAAAAAAGAACAGTCTTGGAATATGCGGCTGTCGTGACAGATGGAATGGAAATTCTCGCTTTTGATACGGCAGGATACTATATCCCGGTTAGAAAAAGCAGATTAATTCCCAGACAGGAACAGTTAGTATATAGCATGATTGAAAAAGCAGAACAAAAAACATACGATTGTCAATATGAGAACTATCAAAAAGAATATCATATGCTTTCTATGCCGCCTTCCTTTATTTATGGACTTACAAGAAGAGAACGCCAACTGAAACAGCTTTTAATGATTGGTTTGGATCAGTTAAAGACAACAAATGATAAACAAGAATTACGATACTGGCTTACCGAATGGAATCCAAAAAAATACCCGTCTATCAAATACATGAATGAAGAAGAAGTTTGGGAGGCGCTGTATAATGGATTAAAAAATGGCTGGAGCCAGTCGCATGAAGAGCTTTGCAGGAAATTAATCCGCGGACAGGCTTTCCTGGAAAGAATGTGGGAAGCTGAAATAGAATCGGAAGAAAATACTTCAAAACAAAATTAA
- a CDS encoding beta-ketoacyl-ACP synthase III produces the protein MSIGILGTGHYLPTNVVTNHDMEKIVDTNDEWIRTRTGIHERRLATDDIDTSDMAYEASVDALNEADVKAENIDLILVATVTPDTAFPSIACRIQERLGAVNAAAMDVGAACAGFMYGVITANQFVATGTYKNVLVVGTEKLSKITDWTDRSTCVLFGDGAGAAVIGEVSEGKGILSFELGANGAGGKELYLNKEDHIIMNGREVFKFAVRQMPESTINVVEKVGLSREDVDYLVPHQANIRIMEAARERLGISEDKMAKSIERFGNNSSASIPMALSEAVKEGKIKDNDLIVLVGFGGGLTWGAVAMRWGR, from the coding sequence ATGAGTATCGGTATTTTAGGAACCGGCCATTATTTACCTACAAATGTAGTTACTAACCATGATATGGAGAAAATTGTGGATACCAATGATGAGTGGATTCGGACCAGAACAGGAATCCATGAAAGAAGGTTAGCTACAGACGATATTGATACTTCAGATATGGCCTATGAAGCATCTGTAGATGCATTAAATGAAGCGGATGTTAAGGCGGAAAATATTGATTTAATTTTAGTAGCGACGGTAACACCGGATACAGCTTTTCCGTCTATTGCCTGTCGGATTCAAGAAAGGTTAGGCGCTGTAAATGCTGCGGCAATGGATGTAGGTGCAGCTTGTGCCGGTTTTATGTATGGTGTTATTACAGCAAATCAATTTGTTGCTACTGGAACATACAAAAATGTACTTGTAGTCGGAACAGAGAAGCTGTCGAAAATAACCGATTGGACAGACCGTTCTACATGCGTTTTATTTGGCGATGGTGCTGGAGCAGCTGTGATTGGAGAAGTATCTGAAGGGAAAGGAATCCTGTCCTTTGAACTTGGCGCAAATGGCGCTGGCGGGAAGGAACTTTACTTAAATAAAGAAGACCATATTATCATGAATGGAAGAGAAGTTTTTAAATTCGCTGTAAGACAAATGCCGGAATCCACCATCAATGTGGTTGAAAAAGTCGGATTGTCCCGTGAAGATGTGGATTATCTTGTTCCGCATCAGGCAAATATCCGGATTATGGAAGCTGCGAGAGAACGTTTAGGTATTTCTGAGGATAAAATGGCAAAATCGATTGAGCGTTTTGGAAATAATTCTTCTGCTTCGATCCCTATGGCTTTGTCTGAAGCAGTAAAAGAAGGTAAAATAAAAGATAATGATTTAATCGTATTAGTCGGATTCGGAGGAGGCCTAACCTGGGGTGCTGTTGCGATGCGCTGGGGCAGGTAA
- the fabF gene encoding beta-ketoacyl-ACP synthase II, with translation MVEKRVVITGLGAVTPVGNDVATMWESIRNGKSGIDFVTKVDKELFTAKAAAEVKDFDPNAYMDKKDARKMDPFTQFAVAAAKMAVEDAKLEITEENANRIGVWIGSGIGGMKTWEEQHSKFLEKGPKRVSPFFVPMMIPDMAAGQVSIQLGAKGINSCTVTACSSGANSIGDAFKAVQRGDADVMITGGTEAPISDMAFAGFSSAKALSTTDDPKKACRPFDKDRNGFVMGEGSGILIIESLESAKERGAEIYAEIVGYGATGDAYHITAPAESGEGAARAMQQAIADAHLTSDEIDYVNAHGTSTDLNDKYETQAIKTVFGEKASSLAISSTKSMTGHLLGAGGAVESIISIKAIVDGVVPPTINYETPDPECDLDYVPNEAREQEVNAVISNSLGFGGHNVALVFKKYEA, from the coding sequence ATCGTGGAAAAAAGAGTTGTAATAACAGGACTAGGAGCTGTAACTCCCGTTGGTAATGATGTAGCTACCATGTGGGAAAGCATTCGTAATGGGAAATCGGGTATTGACTTTGTAACAAAAGTAGATAAAGAATTATTTACAGCTAAAGCAGCTGCAGAGGTGAAGGATTTTGATCCAAATGCATATATGGACAAAAAAGATGCACGTAAAATGGATCCATTTACGCAATTTGCAGTGGCTGCTGCCAAAATGGCCGTGGAAGATGCTAAATTAGAAATTACAGAGGAAAATGCAAATCGTATCGGTGTTTGGATTGGATCTGGCATTGGCGGAATGAAAACTTGGGAGGAGCAGCACTCCAAATTTTTAGAGAAAGGTCCGAAGCGCGTTAGTCCTTTCTTCGTGCCGATGATGATTCCGGATATGGCTGCTGGACAAGTATCTATTCAGTTAGGAGCAAAAGGGATCAACTCTTGTACGGTGACTGCCTGCTCTTCTGGTGCGAACTCTATTGGAGATGCATTCAAAGCCGTTCAGCGTGGCGATGCTGATGTGATGATTACAGGCGGCACCGAAGCGCCAATCAGTGATATGGCATTTGCTGGGTTCTCTTCAGCGAAAGCATTATCGACTACAGACGATCCAAAGAAAGCATGCCGCCCATTTGATAAAGATCGAAATGGTTTTGTGATGGGAGAAGGGTCAGGCATTCTGATTATAGAATCGCTTGAATCTGCTAAGGAGCGCGGTGCAGAAATTTATGCAGAAATTGTTGGTTATGGAGCAACAGGTGATGCGTATCATATTACCGCGCCAGCAGAAAGCGGAGAAGGTGCAGCACGTGCAATGCAACAAGCCATTGCTGATGCACATCTGACTTCCGATGAGATTGATTATGTGAATGCGCATGGTACAAGTACCGACTTGAATGATAAATATGAGACACAAGCTATCAAAACGGTCTTTGGTGAAAAAGCATCCAGCTTGGCTATTTCCTCCACCAAATCAATGACTGGTCATTTGTTAGGTGCTGGGGGAGCAGTGGAATCAATTATTTCTATTAAAGCAATCGTTGATGGCGTTGTACCTCCAACGATAAACTATGAAACACCTGACCCGGAATGTGACCTGGATTATGTACCAAATGAAGCAAGAGAACAAGAAGTCAATGCAGTAATAAGTAATTCGTTAGGTTTTGGCGGGCATAATGTAGCGCTCGTATTTAAAAAATATGAAGCATAG
- a CDS encoding undecaprenyl-diphosphate phosphatase, which translates to MDALSNLWTLIQYFILGIVQGVTEPIPVSSSGHLIIVRELFNIEARGLSFEIFVNFASLLAVMLIYRKDIVRLIVNTWNFLFKGDKTVKSDFMFVVYLVIATIPVGVIGLLFGDVLGETLSGTNVVGITLLITALFLWIIRNLRGRKQDGDLSTKDAVIVGLVQSIAVTPGISRSGATIVASMLVGMKKETALRFSFLLYIPVSLGTGILEIPEIAQDPAISYLWAPYLVAFMTAFIASYFALKWFMNIMRHGKLEYFAYYCVAVGLLVLLFL; encoded by the coding sequence ATGGATGCTTTAAGTAATTTATGGACATTGATCCAGTATTTTATTCTTGGTATCGTTCAAGGTGTTACCGAACCAATTCCGGTATCCTCCAGCGGACACTTAATCATTGTCAGGGAGTTATTTAACATCGAAGCCAGAGGGCTCTCCTTTGAAATTTTTGTTAACTTCGCTTCTCTGCTGGCAGTTATGCTGATTTACCGCAAAGATATTGTACGTTTAATCGTTAATACGTGGAATTTCTTATTCAAAGGGGATAAAACCGTCAAAAGTGATTTTATGTTTGTTGTTTATCTCGTTATTGCAACCATTCCTGTAGGGGTTATTGGTTTGCTGTTTGGAGATGTGCTTGGCGAAACATTAAGCGGTACAAATGTAGTTGGAATTACTTTACTTATTACTGCGCTTTTTCTTTGGATTATCCGCAACCTCAGAGGCCGTAAACAGGATGGAGATTTATCCACCAAGGATGCTGTGATTGTGGGGCTTGTTCAATCTATAGCTGTCACACCGGGAATAAGCAGATCCGGTGCTACAATTGTCGCTTCTATGCTTGTCGGAATGAAGAAAGAAACAGCTTTACGATTCTCTTTCCTGCTTTATATCCCGGTAAGTCTCGGGACAGGTATTCTTGAAATTCCGGAAATCGCTCAAGATCCAGCAATAAGTTATCTATGGGCACCCTATCTGGTAGCATTTATGACAGCATTTATCGCCAGCTATTTTGCCCTTAAATGGTTTATGAATATCATGCGCCACGGAAAATTGGAGTATTTTGCATACTACTGTGTGGCCGTTGGACTTCTTGTATTGCTTTTCCTATAA
- a CDS encoding GNAT family N-acetyltransferase: MNWYEKLNDYFPVEEMKSKQHMEILLAEKGDVYFKDESPKHVLMYAEFDTFIFIDYLWVSANTRGQGIGHQLMDKLKEKGKAIILEVEPVKYEDTDSKKRLKFYSREGFHHARAIGYNRKSLATDEETPMEILYWSPEDDSEEVIYSQMKKMYEDIHTYKDKEIYGKKYQPSDEVLHYNENEKADNLLAGIQKRKEKDNR; encoded by the coding sequence ATGAATTGGTATGAAAAGCTGAACGATTATTTTCCGGTAGAAGAAATGAAATCCAAGCAACATATGGAGATTTTGCTGGCGGAAAAAGGCGATGTCTATTTCAAAGATGAGAGTCCGAAGCATGTATTGATGTATGCTGAATTTGATACGTTTATTTTTATTGATTACCTCTGGGTTTCTGCAAATACACGGGGACAGGGGATTGGTCATCAGCTGATGGACAAGCTGAAAGAAAAAGGCAAGGCGATTATACTGGAAGTAGAGCCAGTTAAATATGAAGATACAGATTCAAAGAAAAGATTAAAATTTTATTCCCGTGAAGGCTTTCATCATGCCAGGGCAATCGGTTATAACCGTAAATCGCTGGCAACAGATGAAGAAACCCCGATGGAGATTTTATACTGGTCGCCAGAGGATGATTCAGAGGAAGTCATTTACAGCCAAATGAAAAAAATGTATGAAGACATTCATACATATAAAGATAAGGAAATCTACGGAAAAAAATATCAGCCTTCTGATGAGGTACTGCATTATAACGAAAATGAAAAAGCAGATAATCTGTTAGCTGGTATCCAGAAACGGAAAGAAAAAGATAATAGGTAA
- the trpS gene encoding tryptophan--tRNA ligase, producing MQTIFSGIQPSGTLTLGNYLGALQQFVELQDEYDCYFCIVDEHAITVPQDRLALRKNIKSLAALYLASGIDSNKVTLFVQSEVPEHVQLAWILQSISYVGELERMTQYKDKSQGQEAVSSALLTYPSLMAADILLYNTNVVPVGDDQKQHLELTRNLAQRFNHRFNDIFTIPEIRIPKVGARIMSLQDPTKKMSKSDTNQKGYISMLDEPKQIEKKIKSAVTDSEGIVKFDKENKPGISNLLTIYSVCTGESIESIEEKYADKGYGDFKQDTANAVVRVLEPIQERYKALIDSEELDLILDKGAEKASFTAGKTLKKAKKAVGLGRVRK from the coding sequence TTGCAAACCATTTTTTCAGGAATTCAGCCCAGTGGTACTTTGACTCTGGGAAATTATTTAGGTGCCCTACAACAATTTGTCGAATTGCAGGATGAATATGATTGTTACTTCTGTATCGTTGATGAGCATGCCATAACTGTTCCGCAAGACAGATTAGCATTAAGAAAAAATATTAAATCATTAGCTGCACTTTATTTGGCGTCGGGAATCGATTCAAATAAAGTTACTCTTTTTGTCCAATCCGAAGTCCCGGAGCATGTTCAACTAGCTTGGATTCTTCAATCTATCAGCTATGTTGGTGAATTAGAGCGGATGACACAATACAAGGATAAATCACAAGGGCAAGAAGCTGTTTCTTCCGCTTTGTTAACTTATCCTTCTCTTATGGCAGCTGACATATTATTATATAATACCAATGTCGTTCCAGTCGGAGATGACCAAAAGCAACATTTGGAGCTGACGCGTAATTTAGCACAGCGTTTTAATCACCGCTTCAACGATATATTTACCATCCCGGAAATTCGCATCCCTAAAGTTGGTGCACGTATTATGTCTTTACAGGATCCAACGAAAAAAATGAGTAAATCAGATACGAACCAAAAGGGATATATCTCAATGCTTGATGAACCAAAGCAAATTGAGAAGAAAATCAAAAGTGCTGTAACAGATTCAGAAGGTATTGTTAAATTTGACAAAGAAAACAAACCGGGAATTTCTAATTTATTAACGATTTATTCCGTTTGTACCGGTGAATCCATTGAAAGTATCGAGGAAAAATATGCCGATAAAGGATACGGAGATTTTAAACAAGATACAGCCAACGCTGTCGTCCGTGTTTTAGAACCGATTCAAGAGAGATATAAAGCATTAATTGACTCCGAAGAATTAGACCTTATCCTGGACAAAGGAGCAGAAAAAGCCTCCTTTACTGCCGGTAAGACATTAAAAAAAGCAAAAAAAGCTGTCGGATTAGGAAGAGTCAGGAAATAA